From Arcobacter sp. CECT 8986, a single genomic window includes:
- a CDS encoding aldo/keto reductase, with protein sequence MNFRYIGNSGLRVSSICLGTMTFGSTTTKEEAFQILDKAYENGINFFDTAEIYPVPPKSSYEGTTEKIVGEWLKTKPRDSIILATKVAGAASGWFVPPTRHGLTAIDSFHIKRAIEGSLKRLDTDYVDLYQMHWPDTVVPVEESLKAFDELVKEGKVRYVGTSNDSAYGLTKANEISKHKNLTRFQSIQNNFSLLNPRFLDELANVCRRENISLLPYSPIGGGVLSGKYNSGLYPDGCRFTAYAKHQNPRVQAQAQRFVNDKTVEATKRYVQLAKEYGISPVTLAVAYSKHFDFVASTIIGARKLEQLDESLKASNFEISKELFSKIEEIQKDILYPMG encoded by the coding sequence ATGAATTTTAGATATATTGGAAATAGTGGATTAAGAGTAAGCTCAATTTGTTTAGGAACTATGACATTTGGTAGTACTACAACAAAAGAAGAAGCTTTTCAAATACTGGATAAAGCATACGAAAATGGAATAAACTTTTTTGATACAGCAGAAATTTATCCAGTACCTCCTAAATCGTCATATGAAGGTACAACAGAGAAGATTGTAGGGGAATGGTTGAAAACAAAACCTAGGGATTCTATAATCTTAGCTACAAAAGTTGCAGGAGCAGCTTCTGGATGGTTTGTTCCACCTACAAGACATGGTCTAACAGCAATTGATTCTTTTCATATAAAAAGAGCAATTGAAGGAAGTTTAAAAAGATTAGATACTGATTATGTTGACCTTTATCAAATGCATTGGCCAGATACAGTTGTACCTGTTGAAGAGAGTTTAAAAGCATTTGATGAACTTGTAAAAGAGGGAAAAGTAAGATATGTTGGTACATCAAATGATAGTGCTTATGGATTAACAAAAGCAAATGAAATATCAAAACATAAAAATCTTACAAGATTTCAATCAATACAAAACAATTTTTCTTTATTAAACCCAAGATTTTTAGATGAACTTGCAAATGTATGTAGAAGAGAAAACATCTCTTTATTACCTTATTCTCCTATTGGTGGAGGAGTTTTATCTGGTAAATACAATAGTGGATTATATCCAGATGGATGTAGATTTACAGCATATGCAAAACATCAAAACCCAAGAGTTCAAGCACAAGCACAAAGATTTGTAAATGATAAAACAGTTGAAGCTACAAAAAGATATGTACAACTTGCAAAAGAGTATGGGATTTCTCCTGTGACTTTAGCTGTTGCATATTCTAAACATTTTGATTTTGTTGCTTCTACAATTATTGGAGCAAGAAAGCTTGAACAACTAGATGAGTCTTTAAAAGCATCAAATTTTGAAATATCTAAAGAATTATTTAGTAAAATAGAAGAGATACAAAAAGATATTTTATATCCAATGGGATAA
- a CDS encoding SLAC1 anion channel family protein: MSTESIKAIPSNRLAFFPVMMFAIVMGLSGLTIVYEKASELFYFHAYFYLFFKIVTTIVFIAIIISYFMKIILYFEEVKKEFSHPIRINFFAAISISFLLVSQLYHNEIAVSNVLFYIGMFLHIFFTFNTLKFWINNNLEIQHSNPAWFIPIVGNLIVPVVGTTHLDNMYLMFFFSIGIFFWIIMLAIILNRTIFHTQFAPKFMPTLFILIAPPSVGLIAYFKMTLQIDFFSLVLFNLGLFFTFLLFFMYKNFVKIKFFISWWAFTFPLATITLATSLMYEVTKKDIYQYFSYLFIFVLTAVVLIVAYKTIIHMLKKQICIME; the protein is encoded by the coding sequence ATGAGTACTGAGTCTATAAAAGCTATTCCTTCAAATAGGTTGGCTTTTTTCCCTGTAATGATGTTTGCTATTGTTATGGGACTTTCTGGATTGACAATTGTTTATGAAAAAGCAAGTGAGCTTTTTTATTTTCATGCATATTTTTATCTATTTTTTAAAATAGTTACTACTATTGTATTTATTGCAATTATTATTTCATATTTTATGAAAATAATACTATATTTTGAAGAGGTGAAAAAAGAGTTTTCTCATCCCATAAGAATAAACTTTTTTGCAGCAATTTCTATATCTTTTTTGTTGGTATCACAACTTTATCATAATGAAATTGCAGTTTCTAATGTTCTATTTTATATTGGGATGTTTTTACATATATTTTTTACTTTCAACACTTTAAAGTTTTGGATAAATAATAATTTAGAAATTCAACACTCAAATCCTGCATGGTTTATTCCTATTGTTGGTAATTTGATAGTTCCTGTTGTAGGAACAACTCATTTAGATAATATGTATTTGATGTTCTTTTTTTCTATTGGTATATTTTTCTGGATAATTATGCTTGCAATTATATTAAATCGAACAATCTTTCATACACAATTTGCACCTAAATTTATGCCAACACTATTTATTTTGATTGCTCCTCCATCTGTTGGGTTAATTGCTTATTTTAAAATGACATTGCAAATAGATTTTTTTTCATTAGTTCTTTTTAATTTAGGATTGTTTTTTACTTTTTTACTTTTTTTTATGTATAAAAACTTTGTAAAAATTAAATTTTTTATATCTTGGTGGGCTTTTACTTTCCCTTTAGCGACAATCACACTTGCAACAAGTTTGATGTATGAAGTTACAAAAAAAGATATTTATCAATACTTTTCTTATTTATTTATATTTGTTTTGACAGCAGTTGTTTTAATAGTGGCTTATAAAACAATTATTCATATGCTAAAAAAACAAATATGTATTATGGAGTAG
- a CDS encoding malate dehydrogenase, whose translation MAKKRIIDLSKQNFSYEEKNQTIKILNLNQQSMNLEVSIFEKNEFIKKTTIAFAHIPKKLKAKINPLC comes from the coding sequence ATGGCAAAAAAAAGAATAATTGACCTATCTAAACAAAATTTTTCATATGAAGAAAAAAATCAAACAATAAAAATTTTAAATCTAAATCAACAATCTATGAATTTAGAAGTTTCTATTTTTGAAAAAAATGAATTTATCAAAAAAACAACTATTGCCTTTGCTCATATACCCAAAAAGCTAAAAGCAAAAATCAATCCTTTATGCTAA
- a CDS encoding phosphotransferase, giving the protein MGVKTNLTLEQINSFFQDYEFVCLNSTKTGISDTVYILKDKNSKKYILKLYENSSMKEVLEEIDILNHISNLDVPKVLSFFLGYSKPIVLFSYKNATHINSIKKEHISQIGIFLRNLHSINTNLQINKDFNLEELIDSIDFKNDTNIKKEFLSRYEIVKDLILEKNTLIHADIFPDNVSFYNDRLNGVFDFAHSCIGDKNIDLSIVIISWCFYDKKFDFALINSFLNSYSNNIKLRQLKKYLLYVSLYFCIKRYINIINKNYKNVSYQEFIFIFDEIKNKL; this is encoded by the coding sequence ATGGGTGTAAAAACAAATTTAACTCTAGAACAAATAAACTCATTTTTTCAAGATTATGAGTTTGTTTGTTTAAACTCTACAAAAACTGGAATTTCTGATACTGTATACATACTAAAAGATAAAAACAGTAAAAAATATATATTAAAACTTTATGAAAATAGCTCTATGAAAGAAGTATTAGAAGAGATAGATATTTTAAATCATATAAGTAATTTAGATGTACCAAAAGTTTTATCTTTTTTTCTTGGATACTCTAAACCCATTGTACTATTTTCTTATAAAAATGCAACTCACATAAATAGTATAAAAAAAGAGCATATTTCTCAAATTGGAATATTTTTGAGAAATTTACACTCAATAAATACAAATTTACAAATAAATAAAGATTTTAATTTAGAAGAGTTAATAGACTCAATTGATTTTAAAAATGACACAAATATAAAAAAAGAGTTTTTATCAAGATATGAAATAGTAAAAGATTTGATTTTAGAGAAAAATACTCTAATTCATGCTGATATCTTTCCTGATAATGTAAGTTTTTATAATGATAGATTAAATGGGGTATTTGATTTTGCACATAGTTGTATTGGTGATAAAAATATTGATTTGTCTATTGTTATTATCTCTTGGTGTTTTTATGATAAAAAGTTTGATTTTGCACTTATAAATAGTTTTTTAAACTCTTACTCAAATAATATAAAATTAAGACAATTAAAAAAATACTTATTATATGTAAGTTTGTACTTTTGTATAAAAAGATATATAAATATTATAAATAAAAATTATAAAAATGTATCATATCAAGAGTTTATTTTTATATTTGATGAAATAAAAAATAAATTATAA
- a CDS encoding precorrin-2 C(20)-methyltransferase — protein MKLYMVSLGPGDYELITLKALKALKDSDAICIPTKSADNSFARSMTYKIVKQLMDEFGFDKPIIPMYTPMKFQKGDWQRQVDIILDSFKTYEKLSFVTLGDSAVYSTVYYLLDIIKEQNSVIYDDCEVIPGVTSFSHASAKVKKPLCVGDSSFIIRPLHKRKVPFTTVYMRPKIGMDTTFIKEKNSSFFTFENLNYKGENILDYKKDKVDKYMTLFIDFI, from the coding sequence ATGAAATTATATATGGTATCTTTGGGGCCGGGGGATTATGAACTAATCACTTTAAAAGCATTAAAGGCATTAAAAGATAGTGATGCTATTTGTATACCAACAAAAAGTGCTGATAATAGTTTTGCAAGGTCAATGACATATAAGATTGTAAAACAATTGATGGATGAATTTGGATTTGATAAGCCTATTATTCCAATGTATACACCAATGAAATTTCAAAAAGGTGATTGGCAAAGACAAGTTGATATTATTTTAGACTCTTTTAAAACTTATGAAAAACTATCTTTTGTAACTTTAGGAGATAGTGCAGTTTATAGTACAGTATATTATTTGCTAGATATTATAAAAGAGCAAAATAGTGTGATTTATGATGATTGTGAAGTGATTCCTGGAGTTACTTCTTTTTCTCATGCTTCTGCAAAGGTTAAAAAGCCTTTATGTGTTGGTGATAGTAGTTTTATTATTAGACCATTACATAAAAGAAAAGTACCTTTTACAACTGTTTATATGCGACCAAAAATAGGTATGGATACTACTTTTATAAAAGAAAAAAATAGTAGTTTCTTTACTTTTGAAAACCTAAATTATAAAGGTGAAAATATACTTGATTATAAAAAAGATAAAGTTGATAAATATATGACTTTATTTATTGATTTTATATAG
- a CDS encoding sirohydrochlorin cobaltochelatase: MKRFRHYNRKRAIVLACFGSVIEQQKYLDLEAKVKEEYPDCEVFTSFSSRMVIKLLKKKKKEIYKNLPQTLADVDMHGYKHVVVVSVNIYPTDEHEFLKKIVDGFKYFSMANIGITNAILTTTKDTTAYLKELNEQVSKEDTANLYIIHGTPKLNTVGIDSINYTSSLLEMLDERNFSCSLEGAFPYFAVNEAMKQKIKAKGFKKVQVIPLLLVSGNHYIKDMFEIKEDLEDMFESSIVESLTQSESFNLLELPKTQEILIKNIKESFKMLGISHKTMTY, translated from the coding sequence ATGAAAAGATTTAGACATTATAATAGAAAAAGAGCAATTGTTCTTGCTTGTTTTGGTTCTGTAATTGAGCAACAAAAATATCTTGATTTAGAAGCAAAAGTAAAAGAAGAATACCCAGATTGTGAAGTATTTACCTCTTTTTCTTCTAGAATGGTTATAAAACTTTTAAAGAAAAAGAAAAAAGAGATTTATAAAAACTTACCACAAACTTTAGCTGATGTAGATATGCACGGATATAAGCACGTAGTTGTAGTATCTGTAAATATTTATCCAACTGATGAACATGAGTTTTTAAAGAAAATTGTAGATGGATTCAAATATTTTTCAATGGCAAATATTGGTATTACAAATGCAATTTTGACAACAACAAAAGATACAACAGCATATCTAAAAGAGTTAAATGAGCAAGTATCTAAAGAAGATACTGCAAATTTATATATAATTCATGGAACTCCTAAGTTAAATACAGTAGGAATTGATTCTATTAATTATACAAGTTCTCTTTTAGAGATGTTAGATGAAAGAAATTTTTCATGTTCATTAGAAGGTGCTTTCCCATATTTTGCAGTAAATGAGGCAATGAAACAAAAGATTAAAGCTAAAGGCTTTAAAAAAGTTCAAGTTATTCCTTTATTACTTGTAAGTGGAAATCACTATATAAAAGATATGTTTGAAATAAAAGAGGATTTAGAAGATATGTTTGAATCTTCAATTGTTGAATCTTTAACACAAAGTGAAAGTTTCAATTTATTAGAATTACCAAAAACACAAGAGATTTTAATTAAAAATATTAAAGAATCATTTAAAATGCTTGGAATTAGTCATAAAACTATGACATATTAG
- a CDS encoding energy-coupling factor ABC transporter permease has product MHIEPGIVQGAKIVLSYGTAAVSFGFAAKFALDNIKKSGILPFAVKSLFTTMLVFVFFQVFPHHPIGVSEVHLILGSTLFLIFGIAPAALGLAFGLLIQGLFFAPFDLPQYGMNVTTILMPLFAMSYVASRIIPKDIAYKDIKYIDALKLSTMYQGGIVTWVAFWAFYGQGFAVENIASVLSFGAAYMSVIILEPLIDLAVLAGAKTLNSLKSSSYVESRLYNTGR; this is encoded by the coding sequence ATGCATATAGAACCAGGAATTGTTCAAGGTGCAAAAATTGTATTAAGTTATGGGACTGCTGCAGTTTCATTTGGATTTGCAGCGAAGTTTGCATTAGATAATATTAAAAAAAGTGGTATTTTACCATTTGCAGTAAAAAGTCTATTTACTACGATGTTAGTATTTGTATTTTTTCAAGTTTTTCCTCATCATCCAATTGGAGTTTCTGAAGTTCACTTGATTTTAGGTTCAACTCTATTTTTAATTTTTGGAATTGCTCCTGCTGCTTTAGGTTTAGCTTTTGGGCTATTAATTCAAGGTCTGTTTTTCGCACCATTTGATTTACCTCAATATGGAATGAATGTTACAACAATTCTTATGCCTTTATTTGCTATGAGTTATGTGGCTTCAAGAATTATTCCAAAAGATATTGCATATAAAGATATTAAATATATTGATGCTTTAAAATTATCTACAATGTATCAAGGTGGAATTGTTACATGGGTTGCATTTTGGGCATTTTATGGTCAAGGTTTTGCAGTTGAAAATATAGCTTCTGTACTTAGTTTTGGGGCTGCTTATATGAGTGTTATTATTTTAGAGCCATTAATTGATTTAGCTGTTTTAGCAGGTGCAAAAACATTAAACTCTTTAAAATCAAGCTCATATGTTGAGTCAAGATTATATAATACTGGAAGATAA
- a CDS encoding cobyrinate a,c-diamide synthase, giving the protein MNAFIVSAIASNQGKTVLTTALLHYFKKSVRPFKAGPDYIDPQFHKIICNTESINLDTFIMNKEQVKWIFNNYSDKQTSIVEGVMGFYDGMDKGCSAYDIGKLLKIPTILLLDASGSYITISAVLKGLKTYKSDNTIKAIVLNNVSSTMHFELIKKQILNDFDDIEVLGWIKKGLETLSNTHLGLDLKNAQKQTLENISNEVLQNIDIEKLKNITSYNKEENNNYPFDKITKINKKASIVKDDNFSFLYYDNLKVLEELFEEVEIINPIKDEQISKNSDFVYILGGYIETDKAYKKIKNSNKFKESLLEHVKQKRYVYGECAGLLFLSNSVDDKKMMGILNADFTLTNKRVRLGYYYCTNGIKGHAFHYTKPLNTENAIDILSKKENSKGELAAWKNENVYGTYLHTMFRNNLKILKDYFGI; this is encoded by the coding sequence ATGAACGCATTTATTGTATCTGCAATTGCATCCAATCAAGGTAAAACTGTTTTAACAACTGCTCTACTGCACTATTTTAAAAAAAGTGTTAGACCTTTTAAAGCTGGACCTGATTATATTGACCCACAATTTCATAAAATCATTTGTAACACTGAATCTATAAATCTTGATACATTTATTATGAATAAAGAACAAGTAAAATGGATTTTTAATAATTATAGTGATAAACAAACTTCAATAGTTGAAGGGGTAATGGGTTTTTATGATGGAATGGATAAAGGATGTTCAGCTTATGATATTGGGAAACTTTTAAAAATACCTACAATTTTACTACTTGATGCAAGTGGTTCTTACATTACAATTAGTGCTGTTTTAAAAGGTTTAAAAACTTATAAAAGTGATAATACAATAAAAGCAATTGTATTAAATAATGTTTCTTCAACAATGCACTTTGAACTAATAAAAAAACAAATTTTAAATGATTTTGATGATATAGAAGTTCTAGGTTGGATAAAAAAAGGTTTAGAAACATTAAGTAATACTCACTTAGGATTAGATTTAAAAAATGCACAAAAACAGACTTTAGAAAATATCTCAAATGAAGTCTTACAAAACATTGATATAGAAAAATTAAAAAATATAACTTCTTATAATAAGGAAGAAAATAATAATTATCCATTTGATAAAATCACAAAAATAAATAAAAAAGCATCTATTGTTAAAGATGATAATTTTTCATTTTTGTACTATGATAACTTAAAAGTTTTAGAAGAGTTATTTGAAGAAGTGGAAATTATTAACCCTATTAAAGATGAACAAATAAGTAAAAATTCTGATTTTGTATATATTTTAGGTGGTTATATAGAAACAGATAAAGCATATAAAAAAATAAAAAATTCGAATAAATTTAAAGAGTCTTTATTAGAACATGTTAAACAAAAAAGGTACGTTTATGGTGAATGTGCTGGTTTACTATTTTTATCAAATAGTGTGGATGATAAAAAAATGATGGGTATTTTAAATGCAGATTTCACACTTACAAACAAAAGAGTTAGACTTGGATATTATTATTGTACCAATGGAATAAAAGGTCATGCTTTTCATTATACAAAACCACTTAATACAGAAAATGCAATTGACATTTTAAGTAAAAAAGAGAATTCAAAAGGAGAATTAGCAGCTTGGAAAAATGAGAATGTTTATGGGACATATTTACATACAATGTTTAGAAATAATTTAAAAATATTAAAGGATTACTTTGGAATTTAA
- a CDS encoding precorrin-8X methylmutase — MEFKIEQPPINIGADISVRSFEMINEELKEYEKINEFDEEQKEVISRLIHTTTCFDEVLNNIYFSKDAITKVQNLLLNKAKIIVDVNMIKVGLSDFYLKKYENEVICYINEPFTYEMAEKNKTTRSYAAVVEAIKRHKDEPLVLACGNAPTFIYAAINTLIEQKVDLNNVALLLFPVGFVNVVESKAYGRKFCDTFDVAGIIMEGRFGSSTMTVATLHAIYKLIKDYDKDEKYNGK; from the coding sequence TTGGAATTTAAAATAGAACAACCACCAATAAATATAGGCGCAGATATTTCAGTTCGTTCATTTGAGATGATAAATGAAGAGTTAAAAGAGTATGAGAAGATAAATGAATTTGATGAAGAACAAAAAGAGGTAATAAGTAGACTTATTCATACAACAACTTGTTTTGATGAAGTTTTAAATAATATTTACTTTTCAAAAGATGCAATCACAAAAGTTCAAAACCTTTTATTAAATAAAGCAAAAATCATAGTTGATGTAAATATGATTAAAGTTGGACTTAGTGATTTTTATTTAAAAAAATATGAAAATGAAGTTATTTGTTATATTAATGAGCCTTTTACTTATGAAATGGCAGAAAAAAACAAAACAACTAGAAGTTATGCAGCAGTAGTTGAAGCAATCAAAAGACATAAAGATGAGCCACTTGTGTTAGCTTGTGGAAATGCTCCAACTTTTATATATGCAGCAATAAATACTTTAATTGAACAAAAAGTTGATTTAAATAATGTTGCTTTACTACTATTTCCAGTTGGATTTGTTAATGTAGTTGAGTCAAAAGCTTATGGAAGAAAGTTTTGTGATACATTTGATGTTGCAGGAATTATTATGGAAGGTAGATTTGGAAGCTCAACTATGACAGTTGCTACACTACATGCAATATATAAACTAATAAAAGATTATGACAAGGATGAAAAATATAATGGAAAATAA
- a CDS encoding (2Fe-2S) ferredoxin domain-containing protein encodes MENKDGKLYNTMGSVVAEGFTCKPKHFDANKPIMHLKTQLFVCTDERCGKAHKDKDIAATLREAIKEVNLSKGEDRIKVVRTGCFGACRFRSVANIYENTKVNGNSGNNGVWLKNVHRYDKDKWKRLFIALKDNVSIDSLDEFEQVPMSDPSFYK; translated from the coding sequence ATGGAAAATAAGGATGGAAAGCTATATAACACTATGGGAAGTGTTGTAGCTGAAGGGTTTACTTGTAAACCAAAACATTTTGATGCAAATAAACCAATAATGCACTTAAAAACACAACTTTTTGTATGTACTGATGAAAGATGTGGAAAAGCACACAAAGACAAAGATATTGCTGCAACTTTAAGAGAAGCAATAAAAGAAGTTAATCTATCTAAAGGTGAAGATAGAATTAAAGTAGTAAGAACAGGATGTTTTGGTGCATGTAGATTTAGAAGTGTTGCAAATATCTATGAAAATACAAAAGTAAATGGAAACTCAGGAAATAATGGAGTTTGGCTTAAAAATGTGCATAGATATGATAAAGACAAATGGAAAAGATTGTTTATTGCATTAAAAGATAATGTAAGTATTGACTCTTTAGATGAGTTTGAACAAGTACCAATGAGTGACCCAAGTTTTTATAAATAA